A single window of Lacerta agilis isolate rLacAgi1 chromosome 12, rLacAgi1.pri, whole genome shotgun sequence DNA harbors:
- the STK17A gene encoding serine/threonine-protein kinase 17A codes for MSPEEKPPPPPRRSRGSRAPHQPRRGGLLTEIRTRILTEPFQERYSLSPGRELGRGKFAVVKKCVKKETEKEFAAKFMRKRRKGQDCRMEIIHEIAVLELAQRNHWVINLHEVYETPTEIILVLEYAAGGEIFDQCVAERDDAFKEKDVKRLMRQILEGVSFLHRNNVVHLDLKPQNILLTSESPLGDVRIVDFGLSRVMKNSEELREIMGTPEYVAPEILSYDPISTATDMWSIGVLAYVMLTGVSPFLGNDKQETFLNISQMNVNYSEDFDLISEFAVDFIKSLLVKKPEERATADECLVHSWLAQMDVPDTIYWIKNTEEANTVVVNEEDFTSENSTDGEKTEESLVSEELIVVASYTLGQCRQSEKEKIVEQNTISKRFKFEEPLLQEIPGEFIY; via the exons ATGAGTCCCGAggagaagccgccgccgccgccgcgccgctcCCGGGGCAGCCGGGCGCCCCATCAGCCGCGGCGCGGGGGCCTCTTGACGGAGATCCGGACGCGCATCCTCACCGAGCCCTTCCAGGAGCGATACAGCCTCAGCCCCGGCCGCGAGCTCGGCAG GGGGAAATTTGCAGTAGTAAAAAAGTGTgtaaagaaagaaactgaaaaagAATTTGCAGCAAAATTCAtgaggaaaagaagaaagggCCAAGATTGCCGGATGGAGATAATTCATGAGATTGCAGTTCTGGAACTGGCACAACGAAATCATTGGGTTATTAACTTGCATGAAGTATATGAAACACCAACAGAAATTATTTTGGTTTTGGAATA TGCTGCTGGAGGAGAAATATTTGACCAGTGTGTAGCTGAAAGAGATGATGCCTTCAAGGAAAAAGATGTTAAGCGTCTCATGAGGCAAATTTTAGAAGGTGTTTCGTTTTTGCATCGGAATAATGTAGTTCACCTTGACTTGAAG cccCAGAATATTCTGCTAACCAGTGAATCACCACTGGGAGATGTTAGAATAGTTGACTTCGGCCTCTCCAGAGTAATGAAGAATAGTGAGGAACTAAGAGAAATTATGGGAACACCTGAATATGTGG CTCCAGAAATTCTGAGTTATGATCCAATCAGCACTGCAACAGACATGTG GAGCATTGGAGTGCTAGCATATGTTATGCTCACAGGAGTATCACCTTTCTTGGGAAATGATAAACAGGAAACATTCTTAAATATATCTCAGATGAATGTTAATTACTCTGAGGATTTTGACCTTATATCTGAATTTGCTGTGGATTTCATCAAATCTCTTCTGGTTAAAAAGCCTGA GGAACGGGCAACAGCAGATGAATGTTTGGTACATTCTTGGCTAGCACAAATGGATGTTCCTGATACTATATACTGGATAAAGAACACAGAGGAAGCAAACACTGTTGTTGTAAATGAAGAAGATTTTACTTCTGAAAATTCTACAGATGGAGAAAAAACAGAAGAGTCATTAGTGTCAGAAGAGCTGATTGTAGTAGCTTCATATACCCTGGGCCAATGTAGGCAATCGGAAAAAGAAAAAATTGTTGAACAGAACACCATTTCCAAGCGCTTTAAATTTGAAGAACCATTGCTGCAAGAAATACCTGGAGAATTTATTTACTGA